Below is a genomic region from Mycobacteriales bacterium.
GGTCAAGAAGTACGTCGTGACGTCCACGCCGCTGCCGGACGGATGGTCCCACTGCGAGGCGGTCGGGGGGCCGGTGGAGGACCTGGTGCGCGACCTGAAGGCCCGGCCCGGCGGCGACATCGGCGTCCACGGCAGTATCCGGCTGGCACGGTCGCTGCTCGAGGCGGGACTGGTCGACGAGTTGCGGTTGGTGGTCGGTCCGGTGGTGGGGTTCTCGGGCCGCCGGCTGTTCGCGAGCACCGACGACATCCGCCGGCTCGAGTTGCGGAGCGCGACATCGACGCCCACCGGCAGCCTCCTGCTGGCCTACCGCGTGCCGTGAGGCGGCCGGCGCGCCCTGGCCGGACGCGAAACGGGCCCTTCCCCGGGAGGGAAGGGCCCGTTCGCGAGTGGGTCTAGGAGCCGGTCGGGCGCCAGGTGTAGTCGCCGTCGTTCGACGCGACGGTCACCTGGATCTTCTCCGAGCGCCCGGTGATGTCGCAGGTGAACGTCGAGCC
It encodes:
- a CDS encoding dihydrofolate reductase family protein, which gives rise to MRKVVLYTLMSLDGAVDDPARYFLPGQEPGQAPGFDAVMEDNEERIIGAQDAVLLGRRMYDEWSRYWPAVEDQPFADFINRVKKYVVTSTPLPDGWSHCEAVGGPVEDLVRDLKARPGGDIGVHGSIRLARSLLEAGLVDELRLVVGPVVGFSGRRLFASTDDIRRLELRSATSTPTGSLLLAYRVP